A part of Carettochelys insculpta isolate YL-2023 chromosome 1, ASM3395843v1, whole genome shotgun sequence genomic DNA contains:
- the LOC142007122 gene encoding potassium voltage-gated channel subfamily A member 1, translated as MTVMAGENVDETSVLPGHPQDSYQPGAHDDHECCERVVINIAGLRFETQLKTLAQFPNTLLGNPKKRMRYFDPLRNEYFFDRNRPSFDAILYYYQSGGRLRRPVNVPLDMFSEEIKFYELGEEAMEKFREDEGFIKEEERPLPEKEYQRQIWLLFEYPESSGPARVIAIISVMVILISIVIFCLETLPDLKEDKDFTGTLHRIDNSTLVYTSNIFTDPFFIVETLCIIWFSFELVVRFFACPSKPEFFKNIMNFIDIVAIIPYFITLGTEMAEQEGTQKGEQATSLAILRVIRLVRVFRIFKLSRHSKGLQILGQTLKASMRELGLLIFFLFIGVILFSSAVYFAEAEEPESHFTSIPDAFWWAVVSMTTVGYGDMYPVTIGGKIVGSLCAIAGVLTIALPVPVIVSNFNYFYHRETEGEEQAQLLHVSSPNLASDSDLSRRSSSTISKSEYMEIEEDMNNSIDNFREANLRTGNCTIANQNCVNKNKLLTDV; from the coding sequence ATGACAGTGATGGCTGGAGAGAACGTGGATGAGACCTCTGTCCTGCCAGGCCACCCCCAGGATAGCTACCAGCCAGGCGCCCATGATGACCACGAGTGCTGTGAGCGGGTGGTGATCAACATCGCCGGCCTGCGCTTTGAGACCCAGCTAAAGACCTTAGCCCAGTTCCCAAACACGCTACTGGGTAACCCCAAAAAGCGCATGAGGTACTTTGACCCATTGCGCAACGAGTACTTCTTTGACCGGAACCGGCCCAGCTTTGATGCCATCCTCTATTACTACCAGTCTGGAGGCCGGCTCCGCAGGCCGGTCAATGTGCCTCTGGACATGTTCTCTGAGGAGATCAAGTTCTATGAACTTGGTGAGGAAGCCATGGAAAAATTCCGGGAGGATGAAGGTTTTATTAAGGAGGAGGAGAGGCCCTTGCCCGAGAAGGAGTACCAGCGCCAAATATGGCTCCTGTTTGAGTACCCAGAGAGTTCTGGGCCAGCCAGGGTCATTGCAATAATATCAGTCATGGTGATCCTTATCTCTATAGTCATCTTCTGCCTAGAAACTTTGCCAGATCTGAAGGAGGACAAGGACTTTACAGGGACACTTCACCGCATTGACAACTCCACCTTGGTCTACACGTCCAACATTTTCACCGACCCCTTCTTCATCGTGGAGACTCTTTGCATCATCTGGTTCTCCTTTGAGCTGGTGGTGCGCTTCTTTGCCTGTCCCAGCAAGCCCGAGTTCTTCAAGAATATCATGAACTTCATTGACATAGTGGCCATCATCCCCTACTTCATCACCCTAGGAACTGAGATGGCTGAGCAGGAAGGTACCCAAAAGGGGGAGCAGGCCACCTCTCTGGCTATCCTGAGAGTCATCAGACTGGTAAGAGTCTTTAGAATCTTCAAACTCTCCAGACATTCTAAGGGCCTCCAGATTTTGGGACAAACCCTCAAAGCAAGCATGAGAGAGTTAGGTTTACTAATTTTCTTCCTCTTCATTGGGGTGATCTTGTTCTCCAGCGCGGTGTATTTTGCTGAAGCTGAAGAACCTGAGTCTCATTTCACAAGTATCCCCGATGCTTTCTGGTGGGCTGTGGTAAGCATGACCACTGTGGGCTATGGTGACATGTACCCTGTGACAATTGGAGGCAAAATCGTAGGCTCCTTGTGTGCCATCGCTGGTGTGCTGACAATTGCCCTGCCTGTACCTGTCATCGTGTCCAACTTCAACTACTTCTACCACCGAGAAACAGAAGGGGAAGAACAGGCTCAGTTACTCCATGTTAGTTCCCCCAATCTAGCATCTGACAGTGATCTGAGTCGCCGTAGCTCCTCCACAATCAGCAAATCTGAGTACATGGAAATCGAAGAGGATATGAATAATAGCATAGACAATTTTAGAGAGGCTAATCTCAGAACTGGCAACTGCACCATAGCCAACCAAAACTGTGTTAATAAAAACAAGCTGCTGACTGATGTGTAA